In Hahella sp. KA22, one genomic interval encodes:
- a CDS encoding glycosyltransferase encodes MMNATQKQQLIVFGEDWGAHPSSTQHLIRHLGDDYEVIWVNSIGLRRPRLTRHDLLRLCRKLMTRVGASAQRTSQQGAQDAAPCRLINPLVIPLFGSRWVRQLNAALLKRQLTPYIRKDSALILWSSLPSMADLVGRLGERGVVYYCGDDFRSLAGVDHGPIAAMESELAGKADKIFVASETLGNRFAAAKTEWLPHGVDYRLFSSPQPRPEDLPAEGPVAGFYGSVSEWFDVELMSHCARALPHWTFVVIGAVQTDVGPLRRLDNVRLLGPRPHHELPAYAQHWRASLLPFRRNGQIMACNPLKLREYMAAGASIVSTRFPAVESYSDLLRIADSAADFVDALKQIEACPFHASANRLRKAAAQESWSQRAQTVKHCLKQFAHSAAQLDAKCEQPNKAAHSSLI; translated from the coding sequence ATGATGAACGCCACGCAAAAGCAGCAACTGATCGTTTTCGGCGAAGACTGGGGCGCGCATCCCAGCAGCACCCAGCACCTTATCCGTCATCTTGGCGACGACTATGAGGTCATCTGGGTCAACTCCATTGGACTGCGCCGCCCGCGCCTGACGCGACATGATTTACTGCGTCTGTGTCGCAAGCTGATGACCCGCGTCGGCGCCAGCGCTCAACGTACAAGTCAACAGGGCGCGCAAGACGCCGCTCCTTGTCGTCTGATCAATCCGTTGGTGATTCCTCTGTTCGGATCGAGATGGGTAAGACAGCTCAACGCAGCATTACTCAAACGTCAGCTGACGCCCTATATCCGCAAAGACAGCGCTTTGATTCTGTGGTCCTCCCTGCCGTCAATGGCGGACCTGGTGGGACGCCTCGGCGAACGTGGCGTGGTCTATTACTGTGGCGACGACTTCCGCAGCCTGGCGGGAGTGGATCACGGCCCCATCGCGGCGATGGAATCTGAACTGGCGGGCAAGGCGGATAAAATCTTCGTCGCCAGTGAAACCCTGGGGAATCGCTTCGCCGCCGCCAAAACCGAGTGGCTGCCTCACGGCGTGGACTACCGCCTATTCAGCTCGCCGCAGCCTCGACCAGAGGATCTGCCGGCGGAAGGCCCGGTGGCGGGGTTTTATGGTTCGGTATCGGAATGGTTCGATGTCGAGCTGATGAGCCATTGCGCCCGCGCCCTGCCCCATTGGACGTTTGTGGTCATCGGCGCCGTCCAGACTGACGTGGGGCCGCTGCGCCGCCTCGACAATGTACGCCTGTTGGGACCACGTCCCCATCACGAGCTGCCCGCCTATGCGCAACACTGGCGCGCCTCCCTGCTGCCGTTTCGGCGCAATGGTCAAATCATGGCCTGCAACCCGCTCAAGCTGCGGGAGTATATGGCGGCGGGCGCCAGTATCGTCTCCACCCGTTTTCCAGCGGTGGAAAGCTACAGTGATCTGCTGCGCATCGCCGATTCCGCGGCGGATTTCGTCGATGCTTTAAAACAGATCGAGGCCTGCCCCTTCCACGCCAGCGCCAACCGACTGAGAAAAGCCGCAGCGCAGGAGTCCTGGTCGCAACGGGCGCAAACCGTCAAACATTGCCTGAAGCAATTTGCGCATAGCGCCGCACAACTCGACGCAAAATGCGAGCAGCCAAACAAGGCCGCGCATAGTTCATTGATTTAG
- a CDS encoding lipopolysaccharide biosynthesis protein, translating into MSSLFRQAVYYGLGLVLMKGVSFVMLPVITHYLSPHEYGRLDVLLTLMNLLGLVIGLGVVDAMYRFAGMASSEQQRRKVIGSAYFLSCLAGVVVFAALRPATSWLNQWLPASYSDQELSLCLAALALSGFISVPLAWMRMQDRAEWFFCFSVGKACLHAALVYVLLRRGMRLEAVLWGALASNAALALAALAVQSRHIAPSAAATLARPLLKYGLPLVGGGLCIFLTQGAERWLLAGLGGAEDLAVYGVAAQFALVVALAIEPYTLWWFPRRFTVLGRADGVALNAHYAAAGAMMALSVAIGAGCVGPWALRWLLPPEYDMAAQLLPWLALAMGLKQCSHLMNVGCYVETNTRLPTALNVLVAVVAVPAYALAAAHSGVFGVVYAAVLIYALRFAVFVCASQRRLRLNYPWRDLSIVLSAAVFTPALIQMDQFVAAACVGGVGLARAGATLLRKQRLVSASIESAPCKP; encoded by the coding sequence ATGTCGTCGCTGTTCAGACAAGCGGTGTATTACGGGTTGGGGCTGGTGCTGATGAAGGGCGTCAGCTTCGTGATGCTGCCGGTGATCACTCATTACCTGTCGCCCCATGAATACGGTCGTCTTGATGTCCTGTTGACGCTGATGAACCTGCTCGGACTGGTGATCGGCCTGGGGGTGGTGGACGCCATGTATCGTTTTGCGGGGATGGCCTCCAGTGAGCAGCAGCGACGTAAAGTGATCGGCAGCGCCTATTTCCTGAGTTGTCTGGCGGGCGTCGTCGTGTTTGCGGCGTTGCGTCCGGCGACGTCCTGGTTGAATCAATGGTTGCCAGCCAGTTACAGCGATCAGGAGTTGTCTTTGTGTCTGGCGGCGTTGGCGTTAAGTGGATTTATTTCTGTGCCCCTGGCCTGGATGCGCATGCAGGACCGGGCGGAATGGTTCTTTTGTTTCAGTGTGGGCAAGGCTTGTCTACACGCGGCGTTGGTTTATGTGTTGTTGCGCCGTGGCATGAGGCTGGAGGCGGTGTTGTGGGGCGCGCTGGCGTCCAATGCGGCGTTGGCCCTGGCGGCTCTGGCGGTGCAGAGCCGTCATATCGCGCCTTCCGCTGCGGCGACGCTGGCCAGGCCGTTGCTGAAATACGGTTTGCCCCTGGTCGGCGGCGGTTTGTGCATCTTCCTGACCCAGGGCGCCGAGCGTTGGCTGCTGGCGGGATTAGGCGGTGCGGAAGATTTGGCGGTATATGGCGTAGCCGCTCAATTTGCGTTGGTGGTGGCGCTGGCGATAGAGCCTTATACGCTCTGGTGGTTCCCCCGTCGCTTCACCGTGTTGGGCCGCGCGGATGGCGTCGCCCTGAATGCGCATTACGCGGCGGCGGGCGCCATGATGGCGTTGTCTGTGGCCATTGGCGCAGGCTGTGTGGGGCCTTGGGCGCTGCGCTGGTTGCTGCCTCCTGAATACGATATGGCCGCCCAGTTGTTGCCTTGGCTCGCCCTGGCCATGGGCTTGAAACAGTGCTCTCATCTGATGAACGTCGGCTGTTATGTGGAGACGAACACCCGTCTGCCCACGGCGCTGAATGTGCTGGTCGCGGTGGTCGCCGTTCCCGCATACGCCCTTGCGGCGGCGCACAGCGGCGTCTTCGGCGTAGTGTACGCCGCCGTATTGATATACGCCTTACGCTTCGCGGTGTTTGTCTGCGCCAGTCAGCGCCGCTTGCGACTGAACTACCCCTGGCGCGATCTCAGCATCGTGTTGAGCGCTGCGGTGTTCACCCCGGCGCTGATACAGATGGATCAATTCGTAGCGGCGGCATGTGTGGGCGGGGTAGGGCTGGCCCGCGCCGGAGCGACCTTGTTGCGTAAGCAGCGTCTGGTGTCTGCGTCTATAGAGTCTGCGCCGTGCAAGCCCTGA
- a CDS encoding chain-length determining protein yields MRVGVFLNLHYMAAAAWRRRYAIVAPLLAAPFLALLIGAVTPKKYQSYTTLLIQETSKLNPFLADFSVSTQLKERMAALQALLHSRHMLGEVAMEMGLGDKDSGHIGDPVLNRLSHSLKVELIGSDIIKISLTDSSPHDMARTLEVTSKHFLNVLLAPERSSIDASENFLEEQLLAQQQALLAAENTLATFKSQYSGNLPGQMHFDIEQLRETEKQLQIKQVELAGADAAIETLNTQLLKANPLLASIEADIIRASAELNQLQARYTDRHSLVVAARHSLQRLRQERDALVAQTRRMSPQNIDELWRLAAEFADADEDRSAAGSRVSPLLVSQLESIQQAQSRQQQLTQETASLQQTLARLKTKLDSFAQVEQRLRELERDIATKQHIYDDLLKRYEMAKVTGALGRFEEHDRVKIIDRPFTPHAPINLPLVVYFISGALGGLFLGAAIAVILEIIDTSIIRRDVAEKIIGAPVISRLPDFRQVAIGFQSARDLTPVES; encoded by the coding sequence ATGCGCGTTGGCGTCTTCCTGAATTTGCACTACATGGCCGCGGCGGCCTGGCGTCGCCGCTACGCTATCGTAGCGCCTTTACTGGCGGCGCCGTTTCTGGCTTTGCTTATCGGCGCCGTCACGCCGAAGAAATACCAGAGCTACACCACGCTGCTGATTCAGGAAACGTCAAAACTGAATCCGTTCCTGGCGGATTTCTCCGTATCCACCCAGCTCAAGGAGCGTATGGCGGCTCTGCAAGCGCTGCTGCATTCACGCCATATGCTGGGCGAAGTCGCCATGGAAATGGGTTTGGGCGATAAAGACAGCGGCCACATCGGCGACCCGGTGCTGAATCGGCTTTCACACTCCCTGAAGGTCGAGCTGATCGGCTCCGATATCATCAAAATCAGCCTGACGGATTCCTCGCCTCATGATATGGCGCGCACGCTGGAGGTCACCTCCAAACATTTTCTGAATGTGTTGCTCGCACCGGAGCGCTCCTCCATCGACGCCTCTGAAAATTTTCTGGAAGAGCAACTGTTGGCGCAACAGCAGGCGCTGCTGGCGGCGGAAAACACACTGGCGACGTTTAAATCCCAGTACAGCGGCAACCTGCCCGGGCAGATGCACTTCGATATCGAGCAGTTACGGGAAACGGAAAAGCAACTGCAGATCAAACAGGTCGAGCTGGCGGGCGCTGACGCCGCCATCGAGACTCTGAACACGCAGTTGCTCAAGGCCAATCCGCTATTGGCGTCCATTGAGGCGGATATCATTCGCGCCAGCGCCGAACTGAACCAACTGCAGGCCCGCTACACCGACAGGCACAGCCTGGTGGTGGCCGCCCGGCACAGTCTGCAGCGGCTGCGCCAAGAGCGCGACGCCCTGGTGGCGCAGACCCGACGCATGAGCCCGCAAAACATCGACGAACTCTGGCGTCTGGCGGCGGAATTCGCTGACGCGGATGAAGACCGCAGCGCCGCCGGCAGTCGAGTCAGCCCATTACTGGTGTCGCAACTGGAGTCCATTCAGCAGGCGCAGTCGCGCCAGCAACAGCTGACGCAAGAGACCGCCAGCCTGCAGCAGACTCTGGCGCGTCTGAAAACCAAGCTCGACAGCTTCGCCCAGGTCGAACAGCGCCTGCGGGAGTTAGAGCGGGATATTGCCACCAAACAGCATATCTACGACGACCTGCTGAAGCGCTATGAAATGGCCAAAGTCACTGGCGCTCTGGGGCGTTTCGAAGAGCACGACCGGGTCAAGATCATCGATCGTCCGTTCACGCCCCATGCGCCCATCAATCTGCCCCTGGTGGTCTATTTCATCAGCGGCGCCCTGGGCGGGTTGTTTCTCGGCGCAGCCATCGCCGTGATTCTGGAAATTATCGACACCAGCATTATCCGTCGCGATGTGGCGGAAAAAATTATCGGCGCGCCAGTCATCTCGCGCCTGCCGGACTTCAGGCAAGTCGCCATCGGATTCCAATCCGCCCGCGACCTGACGCCGGTTGAATCCTGA
- a CDS encoding glycosyltransferase → MNAICRGAQDLPATAPLKSVGYVLPQFPVLTETFVGVEMRAMQRLGHQVTPISLSYPQQDGQPRDEALAAAALYVGDCSRRQGWLTWLKNLRGWGPSARFALGQDGIRARSLLLQAAQVAALAQHRGCRHLHAHFALHSAAVAIAAARLIGVSCSFVGHGFDIYVSPADLRLKLSCADFSVAVCGDMERLFRSLSGGGAEIINIPCGVELERLPYQHGLGVRGRLLFVGRLTEKKGLRHLLDALASMPSAERLSLDIVGEGLLSSALRAQVDSLGLQEQVSFLGGREAEWISAAMTRYHALAAPFCEAPNGDRDTGPLVLKEAMAVGLPVVTTQFMGAAEIVRPDCGFLAAPGDSQSLACAIQRLLDTSDQALQKMVLNARRRVVAEYSSVRQARLLSLAIQGL, encoded by the coding sequence ATGAACGCGATATGTCGAGGCGCGCAGGACTTGCCGGCGACTGCGCCGCTGAAGTCGGTGGGCTATGTATTGCCGCAATTTCCTGTGCTCACGGAAACCTTTGTGGGAGTGGAAATGCGGGCGATGCAGCGCCTGGGGCATCAGGTGACGCCCATCTCGTTATCTTATCCGCAGCAGGATGGACAACCCCGGGACGAAGCATTGGCGGCGGCGGCCTTGTACGTCGGCGATTGCAGTCGTCGGCAGGGCTGGCTCACGTGGTTGAAGAATCTTCGCGGCTGGGGACCCAGCGCCCGTTTTGCGTTGGGACAGGATGGCATCCGCGCGCGTTCGCTATTGTTGCAGGCCGCCCAGGTCGCGGCGCTGGCGCAACATCGAGGATGCCGTCATCTGCACGCGCATTTCGCATTGCACTCTGCTGCCGTGGCGATCGCCGCGGCGCGGTTGATAGGCGTGTCCTGCTCATTTGTCGGCCATGGCTTCGATATTTACGTCAGTCCGGCGGACCTTCGCCTCAAGTTGTCTTGCGCGGATTTCAGCGTGGCGGTTTGCGGCGATATGGAGCGACTGTTTCGCTCCCTGTCCGGTGGCGGAGCCGAGATCATTAACATTCCCTGCGGCGTGGAGCTGGAGCGTTTGCCCTACCAGCACGGCCTGGGAGTGAGAGGCCGGCTTCTGTTTGTGGGGCGGCTGACGGAGAAAAAGGGGCTGAGACATTTACTGGATGCGTTGGCGTCAATGCCCTCCGCGGAACGTCTCAGTCTGGATATTGTCGGCGAAGGGCTGTTGTCTTCCGCGTTGCGGGCGCAGGTCGACAGCCTGGGGCTGCAGGAACAGGTGTCATTTCTCGGTGGCCGCGAAGCGGAGTGGATCAGCGCCGCCATGACCCGCTATCACGCTCTGGCGGCGCCGTTTTGCGAAGCGCCTAATGGCGACCGGGATACTGGTCCGTTGGTCTTGAAGGAAGCCATGGCGGTCGGGCTGCCAGTGGTGACCACGCAATTTATGGGGGCGGCGGAGATCGTGCGGCCCGATTGCGGTTTTCTGGCGGCCCCGGGAGACAGCCAGAGTCTGGCCTGTGCGATTCAGCGTCTGCTGGATACTTCAGATCAGGCGTTGCAGAAGATGGTGCTGAACGCCCGCAGACGCGTGGTGGCGGAATACTCCTCCGTACGCCAGGCCCGTTTGTTGTCACTGGCGATTCAAGGGTTGTAA
- a CDS encoding asparagine synthase-related protein produces the protein MTICSISIPLQQGRPVISLERDASVMFKRNAHSALTHFSGPGFHLLAWGDPAHCDQDAEIRGNCRRGLFKPYWGRSWIYVDRERNEVAGCTDRLGLFPILYCHRSSQLTVTSDRGVMLELLGDEAQINPQAMLDLLAFGQVMDEQSIMRGVTQLRASRCFHFSSDGQLQLRDFPPYRLQKVRCATLNEAVDAFVGAVDKCFQSSPRVAVSLSGGLDSRLILAAALKLGHKPVAFSYGCPDSADMRIARDIAESHGLPFFAGDMRGSDRWTSMKRIALRGGCEVPVQHGHALADETLLDQTRGFTVITGTGAETFRAFYYDRGAPGYSLMAVDRLASRLLPYARRYIREEFGKLANPVIRAFPELGGRLEARFQMMLDRYHDCETDAADLMDNVYLAERVGRMVVSGQQLLDNDYERCHPFLHPNVLETLGALPVRLRLGSLFHRKAIAKLSPSLASVDWDKTGRPLRSGLRWRERYPGLAARLGRQPCWGKASSGVFDYTAWLDLDNVEPMRASLLQEGLSEGDFKRGVDALLTDASALHVRGLNMVLGYLNSGRRSAEGGL, from the coding sequence ATGACCATTTGCAGCATCAGCATTCCCCTGCAGCAGGGGCGCCCCGTCATTTCATTGGAGCGTGACGCATCCGTCATGTTCAAACGCAATGCTCACAGCGCGTTGACGCACTTTTCCGGTCCCGGTTTTCATCTGCTGGCGTGGGGCGATCCTGCGCACTGCGATCAGGATGCGGAGATCCGAGGCAATTGTCGTCGCGGTCTGTTCAAGCCTTATTGGGGCCGGTCCTGGATTTATGTCGACCGGGAACGCAATGAAGTCGCCGGCTGCACGGATCGCCTGGGCCTGTTTCCGATTCTTTATTGTCACCGTTCGAGCCAGTTGACGGTGACCTCGGATCGGGGCGTCATGCTGGAGTTGCTGGGTGATGAGGCGCAGATCAACCCGCAGGCGATGCTGGACCTGCTGGCTTTCGGGCAGGTGATGGATGAACAGTCGATCATGCGGGGCGTCACGCAATTGCGCGCGTCCCGTTGCTTCCATTTTTCCAGCGATGGCCAGCTGCAGCTGCGGGACTTTCCTCCTTATCGGCTGCAGAAGGTGCGTTGCGCCACGCTCAATGAAGCCGTCGACGCTTTTGTCGGCGCGGTGGACAAGTGTTTTCAGTCGAGCCCACGGGTGGCGGTTTCCCTGTCCGGCGGCCTCGACTCGCGGTTAATTCTGGCGGCGGCGCTGAAGCTGGGACACAAGCCGGTGGCGTTCAGCTATGGTTGTCCCGACTCGGCGGACATGCGCATCGCCAGGGATATCGCGGAGTCCCATGGACTGCCTTTTTTCGCCGGCGATATGCGCGGCTCGGATCGCTGGACGTCCATGAAACGCATTGCGTTGCGTGGCGGTTGCGAGGTCCCGGTGCAGCATGGCCACGCCTTGGCGGATGAAACGCTGCTGGATCAGACCCGGGGGTTTACTGTCATCACCGGCACGGGCGCTGAGACATTCCGGGCCTTTTATTACGACCGCGGCGCGCCGGGCTACTCGCTGATGGCGGTGGACAGGCTGGCGTCGCGCTTATTGCCTTATGCGCGTCGATATATTCGCGAGGAATTCGGCAAGCTCGCCAACCCGGTTATTCGCGCATTCCCTGAGCTGGGGGGGCGTCTGGAGGCGCGCTTTCAGATGATGCTGGATCGCTATCACGATTGCGAGACCGACGCGGCGGACCTGATGGACAACGTCTATCTGGCGGAGCGGGTCGGGCGCATGGTGGTGTCTGGACAACAACTGCTGGACAACGATTACGAGCGCTGCCACCCCTTTTTGCATCCCAACGTGCTTGAGACCTTGGGCGCGCTGCCGGTGCGTCTGCGCCTGGGCAGTCTGTTTCACCGCAAAGCTATCGCCAAACTAAGTCCGTCGCTGGCCAGCGTTGACTGGGATAAAACCGGCAGACCCCTGCGTTCGGGTCTGCGCTGGCGGGAACGCTATCCAGGTCTGGCCGCCCGATTGGGACGTCAGCCTTGTTGGGGCAAGGCGTCCAGTGGCGTGTTTGACTACACCGCCTGGCTGGATCTGGACAATGTGGAGCCCATGCGCGCGTCACTGCTGCAGGAAGGACTGAGCGAAGGAGATTTCAAACGGGGCGTCGACGCCTTGTTGACGGATGCGTCAGCGTTGCATGTGCGCGGTCTGAACATGGTGCTGGGTTATCTGAACTCAGGCCGTCGATCGGCGGAGGGCGGGCTATGA
- a CDS encoding DapH/DapD/GlmU-related protein: protein MSTLSGATLRARIKHSDSMAACALRAVYFGIRRFQIPCIPVLHKPLYLAHRSLSGMLENLSRIFYWTPLFQSRLESPARNLYLYSGMPLVTGALSVQMGADCRVSGLSTFSGRTSSPNTPRLIVGDNVDIGWQTTIAVGSEVILGDNVRIAGRAFLAGYPGHPLDAAARAAGKPETDDQAGPIILEDNVWLATGVSVMAGVRIGRNTIVAAGSVVTRDLPANVLAGGVPALVLRTLTEEE from the coding sequence ATGAGCACATTATCCGGGGCGACATTAAGAGCCCGCATCAAACACAGCGACTCCATGGCGGCATGCGCGCTGCGCGCCGTCTATTTCGGAATTCGTCGCTTTCAGATTCCTTGCATTCCCGTTCTGCACAAGCCGCTGTATCTGGCTCATCGCAGCCTGAGCGGCATGCTGGAGAATCTGTCGCGCATTTTCTACTGGACGCCATTGTTTCAGTCGCGGCTGGAATCCCCCGCCCGCAACCTTTACCTGTACTCCGGCATGCCGCTGGTCACTGGGGCGTTGAGCGTGCAAATGGGCGCAGACTGTCGCGTCTCAGGGCTCTCAACCTTTTCGGGCAGAACCTCATCTCCCAATACGCCTCGCCTGATCGTCGGCGACAATGTGGACATCGGCTGGCAAACCACCATTGCCGTAGGTTCCGAAGTCATTCTGGGTGACAACGTGCGCATCGCCGGACGCGCCTTCCTGGCGGGCTATCCTGGCCATCCTCTGGACGCGGCGGCGCGCGCCGCCGGCAAGCCTGAAACGGACGATCAGGCCGGCCCGATCATATTGGAAGACAACGTCTGGCTCGCCACCGGGGTCAGCGTGATGGCGGGAGTCCGCATCGGCCGCAACACCATTGTGGCCGCTGGCAGCGTGGTCACCCGCGACCTTCCCGCCAACGTGCTGGCGGGGGGCGTTCCTGCGCTGGTGCTGAGGACTCTGACGGAGGAGGAATGA